A single Crateriforma conspicua DNA region contains:
- a CDS encoding GNAT family N-acetyltransferase: MGITYFRRFRMEFDLAAGVPESPPLPFGYELVPYSDALVREHATAKFDSFRSELDADVFPCLSRQDGCLRLMREIVSRAAFVPEATWLLRHRDPASGLQSPVGTIQGLSVDGWGAVQNLGVVGDHRGKGLGSLLLLKAAAGFAVTGIRRMHLEVTTDNAAAVRLYEKLGFKKADVVYKAADIVGA, from the coding sequence ATGGGCATCACCTACTTTCGACGATTCCGAATGGAATTCGATCTGGCCGCCGGCGTGCCCGAATCGCCGCCACTGCCGTTCGGATACGAACTGGTTCCTTACAGCGATGCCCTGGTCCGCGAACATGCGACCGCCAAGTTCGACAGTTTTCGCAGCGAGCTGGACGCGGACGTGTTTCCGTGTCTGTCACGGCAAGACGGTTGTTTGCGTCTGATGCGTGAAATCGTCAGCCGCGCGGCTTTCGTCCCAGAGGCGACCTGGTTGTTGCGGCACCGCGATCCGGCCAGCGGACTTCAAAGCCCGGTGGGCACGATCCAAGGGTTGTCGGTCGACGGCTGGGGCGCGGTCCAAAACCTGGGCGTCGTCGGGGATCACCGCGGCAAAGGTCTGGGCAGTTTGTTGCTGCTGAAAGCGGCTGCCGGGTTCGCCGTCACAGGCATCCGCCGCATGCACTTGGAAGTCACCACCGATAACGCGGCGGCCGTCCGGTTGTATGAAAAGCTGGGCTTCAAAAAAGCGGACGTGGTTTACAAGGCGGCCGATATCGTCGGCGCATGA
- the miaA gene encoding tRNA (adenosine(37)-N6)-dimethylallyltransferase MiaA yields the protein MDAAEDRPYPPLIDRAVFVAGATATGKSRIAMRLARQVGGEILSLDSIAVYRGMDIGTAKPDADDQAALPHHLIDRVDPDEDYSVARYLDAAHRVVDDVLGRDRVPIFVGGTPMFLKGVLRGFDPGPPADWDFRRQVEEDLARHGVDALRNRLWQVDPLSASRIDANDSRRMIRALEVAKLTGQPLSHRQQQFDTVRDADQCAALVVRRDRAEIHQRINARVDAMFDAGWVAEVRRLAQRFPTLSRTAASAVGYREILQWAEDENLSADDPDAWPTRPPEEIVQQIAARTRQMARRQETWFRSFTELTDLPGRQIDDDDQAQHWVDRVVDRISGGPPFQLGQDKPDR from the coding sequence TTGGACGCCGCCGAAGACCGCCCCTATCCACCGCTGATCGATCGAGCCGTCTTTGTGGCCGGTGCGACCGCGACGGGCAAAAGCCGCATTGCCATGCGTTTGGCCCGGCAGGTGGGCGGTGAAATCTTGTCGCTGGATTCCATCGCGGTCTATCGCGGCATGGACATCGGCACGGCCAAGCCTGACGCGGACGATCAAGCCGCGCTGCCGCACCACTTGATCGATCGGGTCGATCCGGACGAAGACTACAGCGTCGCGCGGTACTTGGACGCGGCGCATCGCGTGGTCGATGACGTGCTGGGGCGCGACAGGGTGCCGATCTTTGTCGGTGGAACGCCGATGTTTTTGAAGGGCGTCTTGCGAGGCTTTGATCCGGGCCCGCCGGCGGATTGGGATTTTCGTCGCCAGGTCGAAGAAGACCTCGCGCGGCACGGCGTTGACGCGTTGCGGAATCGTCTGTGGCAAGTCGATCCGTTGTCGGCGTCTCGGATCGACGCCAACGATTCACGTCGCATGATCCGGGCGTTGGAAGTCGCCAAGCTGACCGGCCAACCGCTCAGCCATCGCCAACAGCAATTCGACACCGTGCGTGATGCCGATCAGTGTGCGGCGCTGGTCGTCCGGCGTGACCGCGCGGAAATTCACCAGCGAATCAACGCCCGCGTCGACGCGATGTTCGATGCCGGCTGGGTCGCCGAAGTCCGCCGTTTGGCACAGCGATTCCCGACTCTGTCGCGGACGGCGGCCAGCGCGGTGGGTTATCGAGAGATTCTGCAGTGGGCGGAAGACGAGAACCTGTCGGCGGACGATCCCGACGCTTGGCCGACGCGACCGCCGGAGGAAATCGTCCAACAGATCGCCGCACGCACCCGCCAAATGGCACGTCGACAGGAGACTTGGTTTCGATCGTTCACCGAGCTGACGGATCTGCCCGGCCGACAGATCGATGACGACGATCAAGCCCAACACTGGGTGGACCGAGTCGTCGATCGGATATCGGGCGGCCCGCCGTTTCAACTTGGGCAAGACAAACCGGATCGGTAA